A single Lynx canadensis isolate LIC74 chromosome D2, mLynCan4.pri.v2, whole genome shotgun sequence DNA region contains:
- the LOC115527784 gene encoding interferon-induced protein with tetratricopeptide repeats 1B isoform X1: MSDESNGNPIEDSLLQLRCHFTWELLVEDTEMPDLENRILDEIEFLDTKYNAGIHNLLAYVRHLKGQTREALGSLKEAEDLIQQEHGDRSAVRSLVTWGNYAWLYHHMGRLAEAQTYLDRVANTCERFAAPSCYRLDCPQMDCEEGWALLKCGGKNYERAKACFEKALAAEPENPEFSTGYAITIYRLDGFNKATQVSDAFCLQPLKEAIRLNPEDAYIKALLALKLQDVGQEAQGEKYVEEALTNMSSQTYVFRYAAKFYRRKGALDKALQLLKRALQATPSSVFLHHQMGLCYKARMIEIKRAANWQPRGQDRDNVHRLVRLAIREIQKTLMLRPTFELAYVELAYMYAEIGQHTKAEDAFQKVLHMKNINDHLQQEIHYCYGHFQELHKISVDKAITHYLKGLKIRSISRTREKILSALEKLAKRRIHQNVRVVESFSILGLIHKLKGEVSEALVCYEKALRLAADSNAMV, from the exons ATGAG TGACGAATCAAACGGGAATCCCATTGAAGATAGCCTGCTTCAGCTGAGATGCCACTTCACCTGGGAGCTGCTAGTTGAAGACACTGAGATGCCCGATTTAGAGAACAGGATCTTGGATGAGATTGAGTTCCTAGACACCAAATACAACGCGGGCATACACAACCTGCTGGCCTACGTCCGACACCTGAAAGGCCAGACTCGGGAGGCCCTGGGGAGCCTGAAGGAAGCCGAAGACCTGATCCAGCAGGAACACGGCGACCGATCGGCTGTGAGAAGCCTGGTCACCTGGGGCAACTACGCCTGGCTGTATCACCACATGGGCAGGCTGGCGGAGGCCCAGACTTACCTGGACAGGGTGGCGAACACTTGTGAGAGGTTTGCAGCCCCCTCCTGCTACAGGCTGGACTGTCCTCAGATGGACTGTGAGGAAGGGTGGGCCTTGCTGAAGTGTGGAGGAAAGAACTACGAGCGGGCCAAGGCCTGCTTCGAAAAGGCTCTGGCAGCGGAGCCTGAGAACCCCGAATTCAGCACTGGGTATGCAATCACCATCTATCGCCTGGACGGCTTCAACAAAGCGACCCAGGTCAGCGACGCATTTTGTCTGCAGCCTCTAAAAGAGGCCATCAGGCTAAACCCAGAAGACGCGTATATCAAGGCTCTGCTCGCCCTGAAGCTTCAGGACGTGGGCCAAGAAGCCCAAGGAGAAAAGTACGTCGAAGAGGCACTGACCAACATGTCCTCGCAGACCTACGTCTTTCGATACGCGGCCAAGTTTTACCGCAGGAAAGGCGCTCTGGATAAAGCTCTTCAGCTCTTAAAGAGGGCCCTGCAGGCCACGCCCTCCTCCGTTTTCCTGCATCACCAGATGGGGCTTTGTTACAAGGCACGCATGATCGAAATCAAGAGAGCGGCAAACTGGCAGCCCAGAGGACAGGATAGAGACAATGTCCACAGATTGGTTCGCTTGGCTATACGTGAAATTCAAAAGACTCTGATGCTAAGGCCCACATTTGAGTTGGCTTATGTTGAACTGGCTTACATGTATGCAGAAATAGGCCAACACACAAAGGCTGAGGACGCCTTTCAGAAAGTGTTGCACATGAAGAACATCAACGATCATCTGCAACAAGAGATTCATTACTGCTATGGCCATTTCCAAGAACTTCACAAGATATCTGTGGATAAAGCAATCACCCATTATTTAAAAGGTCTCAAAATAAGAAGCATCTCCCGCACCAGGGAAAAAATTCTCAGCGCCCTAGAGAAGTTAGCTAAAAGACGTATTCATCAGAATGTACGTGTGGTGGAAAGTTTCAGCATCCTTGGGCTCATCCACAAATTGAAAGGGGAAGTGAGTGAGGCCCTGGTGTGTTATGAGAAGGCTCTCAGGCTGGCTGCTGACTCCAATGCCATGGTCTGA
- the LOC115527784 gene encoding interferon-induced protein with tetratricopeptide repeats 1B isoform X2, which produces MPDLENRILDEIEFLDTKYNAGIHNLLAYVRHLKGQTREALGSLKEAEDLIQQEHGDRSAVRSLVTWGNYAWLYHHMGRLAEAQTYLDRVANTCERFAAPSCYRLDCPQMDCEEGWALLKCGGKNYERAKACFEKALAAEPENPEFSTGYAITIYRLDGFNKATQVSDAFCLQPLKEAIRLNPEDAYIKALLALKLQDVGQEAQGEKYVEEALTNMSSQTYVFRYAAKFYRRKGALDKALQLLKRALQATPSSVFLHHQMGLCYKARMIEIKRAANWQPRGQDRDNVHRLVRLAIREIQKTLMLRPTFELAYVELAYMYAEIGQHTKAEDAFQKVLHMKNINDHLQQEIHYCYGHFQELHKISVDKAITHYLKGLKIRSISRTREKILSALEKLAKRRIHQNVRVVESFSILGLIHKLKGEVSEALVCYEKALRLAADSNAMV; this is translated from the coding sequence ATGCCCGATTTAGAGAACAGGATCTTGGATGAGATTGAGTTCCTAGACACCAAATACAACGCGGGCATACACAACCTGCTGGCCTACGTCCGACACCTGAAAGGCCAGACTCGGGAGGCCCTGGGGAGCCTGAAGGAAGCCGAAGACCTGATCCAGCAGGAACACGGCGACCGATCGGCTGTGAGAAGCCTGGTCACCTGGGGCAACTACGCCTGGCTGTATCACCACATGGGCAGGCTGGCGGAGGCCCAGACTTACCTGGACAGGGTGGCGAACACTTGTGAGAGGTTTGCAGCCCCCTCCTGCTACAGGCTGGACTGTCCTCAGATGGACTGTGAGGAAGGGTGGGCCTTGCTGAAGTGTGGAGGAAAGAACTACGAGCGGGCCAAGGCCTGCTTCGAAAAGGCTCTGGCAGCGGAGCCTGAGAACCCCGAATTCAGCACTGGGTATGCAATCACCATCTATCGCCTGGACGGCTTCAACAAAGCGACCCAGGTCAGCGACGCATTTTGTCTGCAGCCTCTAAAAGAGGCCATCAGGCTAAACCCAGAAGACGCGTATATCAAGGCTCTGCTCGCCCTGAAGCTTCAGGACGTGGGCCAAGAAGCCCAAGGAGAAAAGTACGTCGAAGAGGCACTGACCAACATGTCCTCGCAGACCTACGTCTTTCGATACGCGGCCAAGTTTTACCGCAGGAAAGGCGCTCTGGATAAAGCTCTTCAGCTCTTAAAGAGGGCCCTGCAGGCCACGCCCTCCTCCGTTTTCCTGCATCACCAGATGGGGCTTTGTTACAAGGCACGCATGATCGAAATCAAGAGAGCGGCAAACTGGCAGCCCAGAGGACAGGATAGAGACAATGTCCACAGATTGGTTCGCTTGGCTATACGTGAAATTCAAAAGACTCTGATGCTAAGGCCCACATTTGAGTTGGCTTATGTTGAACTGGCTTACATGTATGCAGAAATAGGCCAACACACAAAGGCTGAGGACGCCTTTCAGAAAGTGTTGCACATGAAGAACATCAACGATCATCTGCAACAAGAGATTCATTACTGCTATGGCCATTTCCAAGAACTTCACAAGATATCTGTGGATAAAGCAATCACCCATTATTTAAAAGGTCTCAAAATAAGAAGCATCTCCCGCACCAGGGAAAAAATTCTCAGCGCCCTAGAGAAGTTAGCTAAAAGACGTATTCATCAGAATGTACGTGTGGTGGAAAGTTTCAGCATCCTTGGGCTCATCCACAAATTGAAAGGGGAAGTGAGTGAGGCCCTGGTGTGTTATGAGAAGGCTCTCAGGCTGGCTGCTGACTCCAATGCCATGGTCTGA
- the IFIT3 gene encoding interferon-induced protein with tetratricopeptide repeats 3 has translation MSEVNKNSLEKILPQLKCHFTWNLLKKDGVSRDLEDRVCNQIEFVNAEVNAEFKATMYNFLAYIKHLNGHNEAALECLQQAEELVQREHSDQAEIRRLVTWGNYAWVYYHLGRLTDAQIYVDKVKQVCGKFSNPYSTECPELDCEEGWTLLKCGGKHNERAKVCFEKALEEKPNNPEFSSGLAIATYRLDNKPQKPFSADDLKQALELNPDDQYVKVLLALKLQKMNEEAEGERLVLEAVENTPCPADVLRNAATFYKNKGDLDKAIELFLRASKSIPNNGYLYHQIACCYRAKVKQIQSAGESEAGKNGEKIEELKKHAIDYVIKAIEKGVDPLYAYSDVTDLLEREDCFQTAFSKELPNTGRLQPHQHYCDFEGHHGKSEDTSVQRDLEGVPTSTKPAEKGKMKCPPQNIAGNQLPQNAPNSWYLQGLIHKLNGELLQAAECYEKELGYLLRNSPTGIGSFFLPSPELEQGSEEAGRGPPSPVLRAPPTLS, from the exons ATGAG TGAGGTCAACAAGAATTCTCTGGAAAAAATCCTCCCACAGCTGAAATGCCATTTCACatggaacttacttaaaaaagatGGTGTCTCGCGTGATCTAGAAGACAGAGTGTGTAACCAGATTGAATTCGTAAACGCTGAAGTAAACGCTGAGTTCAAAGCTACAATGTACAACTTTTTGGCCTACATAAAACACTTAAATGGTCACAATGAGGCCGCCCTGGAGTGCCTACAGCAAGCTGAGGAGCTGGTCCAGCGAGAACACTCTGATCAAGCAGAAATCAGAAGGCTGGTCACCTGGGGAAACTATGCCTGGGTCTACTATCACCTGGGCAGACTCACAGATGCTCAGATCTATGTGGACAAGGTGAAACAAGTATGCGGGAAGTTTTCAAATCCATACAGTACGGAGTGCCCTGAGCTTGACTGTGAAGAAGGGTGGACACTGCTAAAGTGTGGAGGAAAGCACAACGAAAGGGCCAAGGTATGTTTCGAGAAGGCTCTGGAAGAGAAGCCCAACAACCCAGAATTCTCTTCTGGACTGGCCATCGCAACATACCGTCTGGATAATAAACCACAGAAGCCATTCTCTGCtgatgatctgaagcaggcccttgAGCTGAATCCCGACGATCAGTATGTCAAAGTACTCTTGGCCCTGAAATTGCAGAAGATGAATGAAGAAGCTGAAGGGGAGCGGTTGGTCCTAGAGGCCGTGGAGAACACTCCTTGCCCAGCAGATGTCCTTCGCAATGCAgccacattttacaaaaataaaggtGATCTAGACAAAGCTATTGAACTGTTTCTAAGGGCATCGAAATCCATTCCAAACAATGGTTACCTGTATCACCAGATCGCATGCTGCTATAGGGCAAAAGTCAAACAGATTCAGAGTGCaggagaatctgaagctggcaaGAATGGAGAGAAGATTGAAGAACTAAAGAAACATGCTATTGACTATGTGATCAAAGCTATTGAGAAAGGAGTAGATCCACTGTATGCATATTCTGATGTCACCGACCTCCTGGAAAGAGAAGACTGTTTTCAGACAGCTTTCAGTAAGGAGCTCCCCAACACTGGGAGGCTACAACCCCACCAGCACTATTGCGACTTTGAGGGGCATCATGGGAAGTCTGAAGACACTTCTGTCCAACGTGATTTAGAGGGTGTGCCCACAAGCACAAAACCAGCTGAGAAGGGAAAGATGAAGTGCCCACCACAGAATATAGCTGGAAATCAGCTTCCACAAAATGCACCCAATTCTTGGTATCTCCAAGGATTAATCCACAAGCTGAACGGAGAGCTGCTTCAGGCAGCCGAATGTTATGAGAAGGAACTGGGCTACCTCTTAAGGAACAGCCCTACCGGCATAGGCAGCTTTTTCCTGCCGTCCCCTGAGCTTGAACAAGGCAGTGAGGAAGCAGGCCGGGGCCCACCCAGCCCCGTTCTCAGAGCTCCCCCAACCCTGAGCTGA
- the IFIT2 gene encoding interferon-induced protein with tetratricopeptide repeats 2: MSETTRNTLESCLRQLKCHFTWNLVEGGKSLDDFEDEVCDTTEFQNNEFKATVFNILAYIKHRRGHDEAALECLQRAEELILREHAEQADIRRLVTWGNYAWVYYHLGRPADAQMYVDKVRRVCEKFRSPYRIESPEMDCEEGWARLRCGGKHNERAKVCFEKALERNPQNAEFTSGLAVASYRLDAWPPPQDPVDPLRRAIELNPDNRYAKVLLALKLQGMKEEGEGERLVEEALEGAPCATDVLCGAAKLFKRKGALDKAIELLLKALEGMPNNAYLHYYTGCCYRAKVLDILQDTGKNGVSWRREKLQEAIEQAVYHLKRVEEADANHPCVCSYLACLYAQAGQYDEAECYFQKEFCKELSPVAKQVLHLRYGNFQLYQLKSEDRAIHHFIQGVKIKQDSKETEKMKNKLQKIASVRLSKNGADSVALHLLEFLQELGTEVRPAEEKSERHLDSGSFLPSASSPEE; this comes from the coding sequence CGAGACCACCAGAAACACCCTGGAGAGCTGTCTGCGGCAACTTAAATGCCATTTCACGTGGAACTTGGTGGAGGGAGGAAAGTCGCTGGATGACTTTGAAGACGAGGTATGTGACACGACGGAGTTCCAGAACAACGAATTCAAAGCCACGGTGTTCAACATACTGGCCTACATAAAACACCGCAGAGGCCACGATGAGGCTGCCCTGGAGTGCCTGCAGAGGGCTGAGGAGCTGATCCTGCGGGAGCACGCGGAGCAGGCGGACATCAGAAGGCTGGTCACCTGGGGAAACTACGCCTGGGTCTACTACCACCTGGGCAGACCCGCAGACGCTCAGATGTACGTGGACAAGGTGCGACGGGTATGCGAGAAGTTCCGCAGCCCCTACAGAATCGAGAGTCCTGAGATGGACTGTGAGGAGGGGTGGGCCCGGTTACGGTGTGGAGGAAAGCACAACGAGAGGGCCAAGGTGTGCTTTGAGAAGGCTCTGGAAAGGAATCCCCAGAATGCAGAATTCACCTCTGGCCTGGCCGTCGCGAGCTACCGTCTGGACGCCTGGCCGCCGCCTCAGGATCCCGTCGACCCTCTGAGGCGGGCCATTGAGCTGAATCCTGACAACCGGTATGCGAAAGTGCTCTTGGCTCTGAAACTTCAGGGgatgaaggaagaaggagaaggagagaggcttGTGGAGGAAGCTTTGGAGGGGGCCCCGTGTGCAACTGACGTGCTTTGTGGAGCAGCGAAgctgtttaaaagaaaaggagcCCTAGACAAAGCTATCGAACTGCTTCTAAAGGCTCTAGAAGGCATGCCCAACAATGCCTATCTGCATTACTACACTGGGTGCTGCTACAGGGCAAAAGTCCTCGATATCCTACAGGACACAGGAAAGAATGGCGTGTCCTGGAGAAGAGAAAAGTTACAGGAAGCCATTGAGCAAGCTGTGTATCATTTGAAGAGAGTGGAGGAGGCCGATGCAAACCACCCCTGTGTCTGCTCCTATCTGGCCTGCCTCTACGCACAAGCAGGTCAGTACGACGAAGCAGAGTGCTACTTCCAAAAGGAATTCTGCAAAGAGCTTTCTCCCGTAGCCAAACAAGTCCTCCACCTGCGCTATGGCAACTTCCAGCTCTACCAGCTGAAGAGCGAGGACAGAGCCATCCACCATTTCATACAGGGTGTGAAAATAAAGCAGGActcaaaggagacagaaaagatgaaaaataagctGCAAAAAATTGCCAGCGTCAGGCTTTCTAAAAACGGGGCGGATTCTGTCGCTTTGCACCTCTTGGAGTTTCTTCAGGAGCTGGGTACAGAGGTGCGGCCAGCAGAGGAAAAGTCTGAGAGGCATTTGGATTCTGGAAGCTTCCTCCCTTCAGCATCTTCCCCTGAGGAATGA